The Mercurialis annua linkage group LG7, ddMerAnnu1.2, whole genome shotgun sequence genome includes the window GGCCTCTATCTGCATTTATTTGTGGTTGCAATATAAAATGTGTTTCATCCATTCTTTgcatttaatttcttttttatttttgttttaatgaatgagtgacaacatttttttcttcattgaATTGTTATGTGCATGGTTATGAAAAAGAGTCGCTAGAGTTGAACGAAAAGTACACACCATTTGCTATCAaagtaaaatgataattttgatTTGGACCGAAGAATTTTGAAATAAGCAAACTTGAAAACACCAAAAAAGGTGCttatcttttatctttttttctttctaaaatgaCGGTATAATGGAGTACAAAACATGCTTCTCATATTATCATCTAAGCAAATTATTATCTTAATGAGCTGACAATAAATTGAATAAAGGAATATTAAAAGAGTGTGACTATGCTGCATTATTGTCTTGTATTTTTCCTATTAAAACATGTAACATTTCTTCTCGTTTATGTCAAATAAGATCTTTTCCTTGGCATTAGGGGATTTTAAGATTACTATCTATTGCTGTAATGAAAAGTTTGCCAGTGGAACAATGATGACTGCTATTGCAGATTTACAGAAATCCAATTTTATTACTATGTTGTTGTTAGTACAAGCAACATTATGCTAGACTCTTGATCAGTTTCCATCAACTTTTATGACACCATTTTTCGTTGGTAAAACTGGTGTTCACATTTGTAACCATTGAGGAATATAAGTCAATAAGTTAAAAGAGGTTTCAATGTTTTGATCTTGATCTGTATGTAACTCTTAGTTCGAAATATATTCCACTGATTGTTTTTAACCATTCTGTCACCCCACCCTGCACCCCTGTCCCTTTGCTTCATTGTGATATATATCTATCCTTGTTTtgcattaaaaaataatatgtttcCATTTACCTCTTTGGGTTATTATAATATGGCAATATGCATTGTCTTCAAGAATTAGTTTATTGAAACTTTATTGCTTTTGAACCATGACCACTCTTTGTTCTGATAGTTTGTTCAGTATCATTATGTTTCAATCGTCGTTCTTCTGTAATTAGTAGTTGACTACTTTGGATGATTTTATCAGTGAATGTAAGTTCTAATTTTGAATTCTGTTTGCACCAGGGCAAAGTTTATATCGGCAGAAGAAACTACTGGTGTTACCTTTGATGATTTTGCTGGCCAGGAATACATAAAAAGGGAATTACAGGAGATCGTACGAATATTAAAGAATGACGAAGAGTTCCAGGATAAAGGTATCTATTGCCCTAAAGGTGTACTTCTCCATGGACCTCCAGGAACGGGCAAAACTTTGCTAGCTAAAGCTATTGCTGGTGAGGCGGGACTTCCTTTCTTTGCTGCAAATGGCACAGATTTTGTAGAGGTGAAGGCTGATTTTCCTATATATGACTGAATTTAACCAAAATGGTTGCAATAGCTGTGAAGTAGTTGATTGATACTTCATGCATGTTTCCTTGAAAGTAtgatttattcttcttttactGATGTTAACGCCATGAATAGTATGTTCAATTTCTGCATTTTATAAGTTAGCAGAAGTGTGATGCTTTTTCTCCGTAGTAGAGTCATTGAGGGATATAGAGCATCTCTCGTGGACGTGACGTAAATATACTTCTTGTattgaaaattaattgttttggaATCTCAAGTACCTTgattgaaaggaaaaaaatcACTAAGAGAAGGAACCATAATGTAACAACTGCTGTAGATCTGTACAACTCCTCCAAATTTCCATTTCCATCGAATccatttgacattttttggaTGCCTACcttcttcatttttaaattgGGCCCCTTATGCCttgaatatgtttttttttctttgtttgtccTGTTTTTAGTTGTGGCATTCCAAACTTCTAATATTGCAGATAAATGTATTTTACATTTTTCGTGTAAGTTCAAGATATTATACGTTGAAGTGTAATTATTGTTGAGATTAACTTTGTGCGCTATGAGAAGGAACCACAATAACACTGTTGTAGACCTGTATAACTCTTttaaatttccatttcaattgaatccatttgacttttttttgAATGCCTATCATTTTTCTGTGTGTTTAAGTCGGGCCCCTTATGCCTTGAAAAATACTTGTTCTTTTCATTGTTTACCTTGTGGCGTTCCAAACTTTTAACTGTGCAGATaaatatttttcacttttttcgtCTAAGTTAAAGATTTTATTCTTTGAAGTGTAATTATAATTAAGTTTACCTTTGTGCATATGTTTAGTTTTACAATCCTATAACAAATGATGATGCTATTACAAATATCTATTATTCTTTGAACTTACATGATATCATTTATATGTTTTCTTAATttctttatcattttaaaatgatTCACATTGAAACAGATTAGAAACTTAATGCACGTGATTGCAATTTACATGTTCACTTTGTCTTTTTGAAAAGATTCTTAATGCTAGTATAATTCTTAtcatataacatttaaaaattattgagaTATCTgtaaaataaatggatttgatttttttgtcatATTTCGTTGATTCTTGCTTTTCTATCAATCTCTAACTCTAATccaatcccccccccccccccccccccccccaaccCAAAAAATTCTGATATAATGGTGCCGGTGTAGACCGAGAATGTTTCCAATAAAATAGCTTAGTTGCTCTTTTGcttctttgtttatttgttatttttcatCATCTAAACATTAGGAGGTAGAATAGGTTTACTCGAGTCTTTTACAtcattttgagatttctttCACTGTATATAGTGCTATCAAATAATTGATTCATCTAAAAGTGTAAGCTGTTAGCTGAGGCATCTTCAATAGTTTTATTGTATCCAGCATATACCCCCACGCACAAATGCTCATTGGTTTTGAAGCGTGAATAAACAAGCACATGTGTCCATCTTACCTTGtgctcaaatttttaattaaccaaatggGTGGATTGGTTATTTGACATGGTATTAGAGCATCTATCCAGCAAAACCACAATCAAGGGAATAGGTTTGACGGAATTATAAGATAAAGAAGACCCCTGTTGAAATTGAGCTTTGGAGTTGATTGGTTATTTGACAAGAGTATAAGCAGTAGTTGGCGATTAATTTTGTCAATAAATTACTCAGATTTCTATGAACTTCcataaatattttctatattagataaaatttacatattatGCATTggcattaattattttaaaaatgtgttCTGTCATTGTTTCTtgtgaatttgttttttaattttcttgttaGTATGCTTCCATGAGAactagttttttttctttctaattgcttatgatgaaattaaaaaccTATTTGGGGTTTCTTTTAATTAGTTTTGTGGCTCTGTTGTTGTACACACTTCTATCGCTCAATGAAGGATCCCAGTCAAATTGATTTTGTGGAGAATGGACTGAGTGGAAAAAGTAGAAAGTGGAATCATTGAGCGATCTTAACAAAAAGAGAAGGGTAGAGATGCAATCACTGACTTTTCGTCTAATTGGTTAAACTAATGGATTAGATATTTGTGCTGGACTGTATGTCATGGGATCCTTCATTATGGTAAGGCTCTTAATTTTCCTAAATTCAATTCTCATTTTTCTTCAGTTCAGAAGAAGTCACAGCTGTTGGTTTTCATTCAGAGAATATTTTTAGACATACGATTTTGAGAGAGAACCATTCTCGAAAATTAGGTGTGGAATATTTCCTCCAAAGTAATTCCATAGCCTTACCAAATCTTAACTTCTAACTAGAGAAAATGCTCAATAGTTCTTCCGTACTGTAAATATAAGCTGAGATTGCATTTGGAATGGTGGACATTTGAATCGAAAGGATTTGAATTTGTTGAATAACTGTAATATTTATGCTGTGTGTCTCTTttggtataattatatatagtaGAAAATGAGTTCATTGATGTTGATCACGATGTCTTTGAATATTAATGCCATATACCAACTAAATCGGAATGATTTAAAATGCACTCTTAAACTTCCACCCAGTGAACCTCTTGGAAATTATGACAATGATATGTCTTGACCCGAAAGCTTTAGACCTACTTATCTACAATTTACATCTAATTGATCAGCCAACCACTAGTATTACACTTTCCTAGAGATGTACAGCTAGTCACAACCGCATTGCATAAAGACTCCCTATATAGAGGTAGTAGTTGAGCAGTTTCTCATTGTGATTTCCTCTTCTTTCCCGTCTTATGAATTACTTGTCCTGCCTACTTATagtatatcaaaattataaaaaacgcAAGCAGTAATCATATAGCATAATTGACTGCAAGTTGAATAACCTATGGCCCTCCTTAATTGCTCCGTAATATTCTTATTAAACTGTTTGATTTTGGTATTGTCTggatatttgtttttaatagacTTTTACTTTTATTGTTGCTATGAGTTCTTTGGAATTCTCTGAATATACAGCAACTTGGCTAACTGAAAAAATGACTTGTTTTTTTAGATGTTCGTAGGTGTGGCAGCATCTCGTGTCAAGGATCTTTTTTCCAGTGCCAGATCATTTGCTCCTTCCATCATCTTTATTGATGAAATTGATGCTATTGGCAGCAAACGTGGGGGGCCTGATATTGGCGGGGTAAGGATTCTTGTGCCATTATTGACTTCTGTTCAGCTCTATGGTTTATTTACTTGGACATAACATGGCCTTCGATTCTTAGTATCTGACAATTAGCACTTCTAGTTCTTGTACTAATGTTGAAGAGTGCAGACAACGTAAAGAAGTCAGGACTAAACTATTATGACATTTAATGTTTAAGGATCCAGGGGTAGttaaatttgaagtttttaaTAGGGAATAACCTCTGATAGGAGTATATTAGCAATTAACCATTGTTTGATTAgatttaaaagatgaaacaaggGAAGACCAATGTGTATTGGCAATTAACCCTTGTTAGACTTGGAGTCGACATGATATGGAAATTGTAACTGTGCTAGAATGGTACTAAAAGGCCtttgatatattattaaaaatcattATGAACCTAGTAAAACAAGAAGTAAATCACATAGTAACAAGTCGAAAGTGGTGCTAACTTCTAGATAGTTTGTTTGTTGGAAATCACATCATTTGTAATGCATGTCTTAAACTTCTTAGATACCTTGTTTGATGAAAGAAAGAACGGTCTGATATCTTACAATTTAAAGCATCTCTTGAACTTTTATAGGGCTGCATCCATGTAATAAGTGTTAAGTGATAAAAACAACTATGCTTTAGTGAAGTCAGTTCTAATTCTGTAGTGTACCTTTGCTTTGGCCTAAAATTATTTActatttctctctctctctctctttgtGGTATGGGTGCTGGGTAATAGATAAGAACTCAATAACCTTTTTCTAAAACTGTGATTTAGCCATTTAGGTGCTACTGACGTAGCGGAAATTGGGATATATTGTATCTGTTCTTAAATATTGGCTGCAAAAGGCACGAGCCGTGCAGTGCTGCAAACAACCTATAAAACTGGTTACATGTTTCTGTGAGAACACATGGCTAAAAGAGGTTAAACCAAGATGAGTTTTTGTATTGGTCTTATTTCAAGTACATCTATGTCTCTGAAACTCTgcattttaaattagttttgcTGTCTAATCTCTAATTCAAAAATCATTCCAGTTTTGCAATCTTCAGTCTGCATGAAACTTGATTTGGACTTCTAGTTAATATCCATAAATTGTTGGATGGACCTTATAAGTATTCAACTGAGGCGTGTGCACAAAATAGATCAACTTTACTGAGCATAATGATGAcagacaaaaatattaaatgaagtTTTGACTTCAGATTTTTACTgttaatgataataaatatgAGTATGCGATTCCTTTTTTTAAGAGCATTAATATATTTTCTTAGATTTCAATTCACATGGCATGAACTTGTAAATTTTTTCCTAGGGTGGTGCTGAGAGGGAGCAAGGCCTACTTCAGATACTGACCGAGATGGATGGATTTAAGGAATTTACATCTCAGGTATGTGCTGTTCTATTTTATATGAATAACAGATTTAAGCTCTTATCTACTTTGGTGAATGCTAAATTTACTCTTGTCAGGTGCTAGTTATAGGTGCAACAAATAGACTTGACATTCTTGATCCTGCCCTCTTGAGAAAGGGTCGGTTTGACAAGATCATAAGGGTTGGTCTGCCATCTAAAAATGGTAGATTGGCAATTTTGAAGGTAATTTTCTGAACATGTGGATAGGCATCCCAGAAGCAtaaatcaacttttttttttaatcatcatGAGTATGATTAACTTGTTCAGGTGCATGctagaaataaattttttcgtTCAGAAGAGGAAAAGCTGGCTTTACTGCTTGAAATTGCTGAACTGACCGAAGATTTTACAGGAGCAGAGCTGCAGAATATACTGTATTTATCGACTACTGAGACccttttttctttgtttttcatTCTTAAAGATATGCTAATGtttctttaatatttatagGAACGAAGCCGGTATTTTGACAGCAAGGAAGGATTTAGACTACATTGGAAGGGAAGAACTTCTAGAGGCTCTGAAAAGGGTTTGTGCTTCTTTACCTTCCTCCTCATTTCTGTGACATGCAAATATTTTCATTGCATACTTTActctttctaatttttataaaaatgtgaatcgcatTACGTAGTTCAACACACTCATTTTCTCTATACATTTATTGCCTTCTTCCACAGCAAAAAGGTACTTTTGAAACAGGCCAGGAAGACAGCACTGAAATTCCAGAGGAGTTAAAACTAAGATTGGCATACCGAGAAGCAGCTGTTGCTGTTCTTGCATGCCACTTTCCTGATCCTTACCGCCCTTTTACAGAGGTCATTGTTATGATACATTCGAATGCTCTTTTGTTGTTTGATTGTGACGTTTTTAAAAATCACATGCTTACATTTATCATCTACAGACGGATATAAATTCTATACATAGCCAGCCAAATATGCGGTATGCAGAAATTGCAGGCAGGGTTTTCGCGAAGAAACCAGACTATGTGAATGCTATAACCCGTGCATGTGCTCGTGAGTTGCATTTAAATTTTCTTTCTATAAGATTATTGTCACTCACTTTTAGGGTTAGTTGTTATCTTCTGTTGTCCTGGTTTTCTCTTTGGACAAACATAGAAAATCTCGAGAAGAATTGTTTTATAAAGGTCTTAGAATTACTAGAAAAGGTCACTAGCATGTACCTAGTATTGTCCTTGGTTTTTATATTTCCGCATTGGAGATTGCTAGAAGCTCGGACATCTTTATCTAATAAAACTTGGgtttcaaatttgaatttattattgcACACTGGAGATGCAAGATCAACATATTTAGTTTTCCATTTCCATGGAATTTCTTTTGGAGGATTAAAGTTTGGGTCAATTTATCATTTGGAGGATTGGTAATAGTATAAAGAACTGCAAATTCCttatcaataatcttttaatttatttgttatttagcGCCATCAGATAGAATAATAGAGGAAGTGCTATAcaggaaagaaagaaaaaagaaaattttaactTTACTGTGGAGAAGTTTACACAAAGGAAAAAAATAGTTTCTTTTTTGCTTTATGTTTGAGGACTTCTTTTGTAAAGTTGGACTTAAATTTCTACTTCTAAACTCCTGTATGGTATTTTCTATCATTACTAAACATGTTCCTATAAAGAGTTTAATAAGTGCCCTTAAATCATGTCATTTAATGGGATTTTGGGACAAAGTATAGGTGAAAGATGTTGGGAACTAACGTTCAAGGTTGTTATTCTTTAAACgtaaattccataaaaatatGCATAATTTTGTCTCCTTTTTCCTTGTTCCTTCTCCTTTCTTGTGGTAATGAAAACAAATGCTGCGAGGGAGTTTTTTTTTCCCGGAACTGGTTGAGTTCTATAGCTTTAACAATCCAACTTCAATGTGTTAAATATCTCTTGTGGGTTCGCCTTGCAAAAACTTAAAttacaatatttattttttagttccTCGGCCTTTCCTTTTCTTCCTCATATTTTCTTGAGCAAATTTCTTTCACAACCGTGATAGTTATTTCGGGGATGCTTTCGATTGAACTGGGGAGACAACCATAGTTTggtgcaaaaaaaaaactagccCATGAGACACCTGCGTGCCACATTAAGAAAATTTGGGTGCTCTTTTCTTCAATTTGGTTGATAAACAgtgaatttaaatttcaaaaattttctGTAACTTATTCTAATATACTAGTTGCATTTTTTACATTtgtcaaatttaataaatgcaACTAGTATGTTCAAAATTTTGAAGCTTGTCTGTTCtaccaaattatatatatttattggtTCTTGTAACCATTATCAGTAGTATATCCTATTTGTGATCACCCAGAATTTGTGATAAGTGAATTGCCTTGATTTACAACATGGTAATTTGGCTCTCACTTCATCTGTTCTTTTTAACAAGCATATGCTTGGTGCTGAGACAACAATTTGACACTTTTAAATTAATGGAAGATCCTATGATTTGGAATATAGACGAGTCAACTATGGCAAAATGAAATTGTACTTGACAACCagatttagaatttttttttagtggTGCTATATGAAAATTATTACAATCTCTTTCTCTCGTTTTCTATGAACTCAATATGGTTCCCTGACTAATCTGATGTCATATAGCTAGAGTCATTGAAGAGGAGATGTTTGGGATAAACAACTTGTGTTGGATTTCTGCAAAAGCAACATTAGAAGCTTCAAGGCTTGCAGAACTTTTGATTCTGCAAACTGGGATGACAGCATTTGGGAAAGCATTCTACCGGAATCACAGTGATCTTGTACCTAATGTACAATTCCAAGCTCTTTATTCTGAAGCAGCTGAAGTATTAGTATATATTTTATGACATTCTAAAAGAAACTATCagcgtttaaaacttttaactGCTTTTTGCAGCTTGCAGCAAAACTTGAAGCACTTCGGGATGAATACATGCGTTATTCGACTGAAAAATGTTCATCTGTTCTGAGAGAGTACCATTCAGCTGTCGAGACAATTACAGGTTATTTAGTTTTacaatatttgaaaattttatttcctttttcaaGCTCCCATATCGAGTCAAGGGATAGATAAATAGACACTTTCCATTGCACTTATCTAGGGCCCTCGTAGTGACTGAGGGGGTCGAAGCGAGGTATATGATTTTAGTTCGAACTGTCTGTTCCAATTAATTGAAGGAAGATACAAGGTAAACGCTGTGCAGTAGTTGCCCACAGCTGAAAGATAGGAGTTTAGAAAGCCACCAGCCCTAATTTTCCCCTTCCACACACTCGAGCACTCTTTTCTACTAACAACTCAAAAGTAAGAGCACACAGACTTGAGATTGCTTTCATCTGAAATATGTTTCTCTTGTTCATTATGTTTCCTGAGTTGTGCCGTTTGTTTCATATTTAGTTCTAGGATACTCACATAAGAGATGCTCCTTAGATTAAGCGTACTTATGATATGGCTTAAAGTACTTATATGTTGAAATGTTTACTGGTCTCACCTGATGCCTTCATTTGGTGTAGATATTTTACTTGAGAAGGGAGAAATAAAAGCTGCAGAAATTTGGGATATATACAAAAGAGCTCCGCGAATACCTCAAGTAAGTTCTAAAGTTAGTGTTGGATAATCAATTTTCTTAGTCGTTTGATGTCTCGGCATAAATGAACATTGGTAGGctaccaaaaaattaaaaattcatttgaatatTTCCTTTTATCAATACAactctttcaattttgtcaattttagcaTATTCTTACAACAATTTAGTCACCTTTTCGATGAACAAGAACAAATATGTAAAGCCTACGTAAACTATCCCAATTGGCAAGATATGTTTTTACCATTTCTTTGGTGGTATGCTGGTAAAtaaaaattttcattttcgttAATAAATAGTATGATTGTTTTGATTCTttctaaaataagaaaaacagaaaagCTAATATACCAGTTATTTTTGTATTGAGAGCAGTTATGGAGTTTAGGAGGGCCAAATCACAATATGCATTAATTTCCTATACCCTTTAGTCAATTTTTGGATGTTGGGGTGGCCAAGGCCCTCTCATGCCCCCTATCTCTGTTAATTGAGAGGATTTATCTTGTTAAATAACCAATCAATCTAAAAGGCTAAATTGTTAGGTGAGACGCCAAATATGGTCTTATTATCTTTAGTATACCTTTGCCCGTGAGTACATATTGGCTTTGAAGCGtgaataaatatatattcattGTTGAAGTGGGAGTATTCCATGTTGgttgtgtgtgaatggacatgtgtttaaatattggttgggCATCTGCAtttaacaccaattggttttaagatggaatctaataTGGAGGTTTATCCATTCATACAATTTGAATTTGGCCCGGTCCACGTGAGATGCGTGAGGGGGGAATTGGTTGCTCGGCATCGACACGCTATGCGTGAGGGGAGTGTCGAAGTGGGAGTATCCTGTGAATGGGGgtgtgtttaaatattggttgggCGTTTAACGCCAATTGGTTTTAAAATGGAATCTAACATTCATCTTCTCTTGtgcttaaatatttaattgattaaatgaGAATTGTCAAAGATTGAACTTTGGACTTCGACTTTCGAATACAGAGGCTCTCATACAAGTCAAACCCACAAGGTTAAGCTTTTAAGTGAGGctccaattattattttattctctcttataattcttattttcttctttttgttgttgttgaggAAGCATCCGATTTCTAACTACGAGTCTGTTTTTCAAGCTAACAAGGAATTTATATTTGCTCTAATGATATACTCCAGTTCTGAGTCGGTAGTTCACCTATTTCTTACCACTGTTCAAAGGTTAATGTAAAACTGAAACAGGTGGAGGCTTGGATTGTTTTGATCATTGAGCCATCTTTGTTGCTTGTGTGGAATAGGATGTGCAATGTGTATTTGGTAGATGCATTGATGAATTGCTTTGAAAAATAGCTTACATTATAGTTTAGCGACTACTTGACTGCTCTAGCAaatttatttcacttttttgtttaatgaaaaaaaaatgcataaatgaTTTAATTCATGCAAGGTGTGTCTCGCCTTCATTGTAGCACAGTTTCTAGTTTGCGAATACTTAtgcttttacaaaaattcttaaatatctTAATGACTGAattgtgtttatttatttattcagccTGCCGTGAATCCTGTTGACGAATATGGAGCCCTACTTTATGCTGGACGATGGGGAATACATGGGATTTCACTTCCTGGGAGAGTCACATTTGCTCCTGGAAATGTAGGCTTTTCAACCTTTGGCGCGCCTAGACCAATGGAGGTGAAGGAaatgttatttataaattaaa containing:
- the LOC126655637 gene encoding probable inactive ATP-dependent zinc metalloprotease FTSHI 4, chloroplastic codes for the protein MKTLTPLNSIQLHNTNRLNIFVHKNAFRFKKLNFPFSYSTKLTFTSVFAAPTSNSLLQPQQEDDAESAQLFEKLKEKERERVNELEELDRKANVQLERQLVLASDWSRTLLTMRGKLKGTEWDPENSHKLDFSDFWKLLNSNNVQYMEYSNYGQTVSVILPYYKDGNAERGKENSKKEIVFRRHVVDRMPIDCWNDVWKKLHNQIVNVDVHNVDTVPAEVYSTVAIAVIWSMRLALAVGLYVWIDNMMRPIYAKLIPCDLGKPTQTTRQPLKRRALGSLGKNRAKFISAEETTGVTFDDFAGQEYIKRELQEIVRILKNDEEFQDKGIYCPKGVLLHGPPGTGKTLLAKAIAGEAGLPFFAANGTDFVEMFVGVAASRVKDLFSSARSFAPSIIFIDEIDAIGSKRGGPDIGGGGAEREQGLLQILTEMDGFKEFTSQVLVIGATNRLDILDPALLRKGRFDKIIRVGLPSKNGRLAILKVHARNKFFRSEEEKLALLLEIAELTEDFTGAELQNILNEAGILTARKDLDYIGREELLEALKRQKGTFETGQEDSTEIPEELKLRLAYREAAVAVLACHFPDPYRPFTETDINSIHSQPNMRYAEIAGRVFAKKPDYVNAITRACAPRVIEEEMFGINNLCWISAKATLEASRLAELLILQTGMTAFGKAFYRNHSDLVPNLAAKLEALRDEYMRYSTEKCSSVLREYHSAVETITDILLEKGEIKAAEIWDIYKRAPRIPQPAVNPVDEYGALLYAGRWGIHGISLPGRVTFAPGNVGFSTFGAPRPMETQVISDETWKLMDDIWDKRVEEIKSEASIQIEEDNEKPQLLMASHFL